CCCCGGCCCAACCATGACCAGTCTAAGCACTATCTTGAACGTCGATGTCGACAATGCACATACTCGTTCATTGGGAGAGGCCGTGAGTGCTGTGCCGGAGACATCACGACATTTCGACCTTTCAATGGCGCCTACCTCTTATGGTCATGGCTTACCTACTTCGAACCAGGAACTTAGTCCACCAACACGCTCGGTGCATTCATTACCAGTCGGCCAACCGCCAGCCTGCTGGAATCCAAATGACAGACACCAAACCAGTATCAGCGGTGACTTAACTAATTCCCATTACGGGCAAGGACATGCCTGCGCTTACGGACGCCCTGGGCCATTCTTAACTACGTCTACAAATTTGTTTACGTTTGCACAGCCTGTACCTGCTAAACGTACTCCAATTACTGGTAAACTCAGTAGAGCAAAGAAGGGGGCTCCAGTCCACTTTTGTGACAACTGCCATCCACCAAAAGTACTGCTATGCTTCAACTCCGAAATGCCGATTGGGTTCAATGCTAACTAGCATACTCGTATAGATTTTTACCCGGGCTGAACACTTGAGGTTTACGTCCTCGTATATAATGTCTCCACAGGCCTCGCTCTCTTGCTAACTAAACAAATAGGCGTCATCAACTAAACCATCAGCCTCCTGGTCTGTATTGCACGGCCCCTGGATGTGATAAACTATTTCACCGGCAGGATCTTCTTGAGCGCCACCAACGAAGGCAGTAAGCGGATGTTGGAGCAAGATTTATATGCCAAAAAAAGGCAATTCGCTAACTCTACTCAGTTACCAGCATAGTCACTGGTGGAGGTCTATCAATGGTCAACTGTTCAACCGCAAGTGTCCTGCAGGAGGTAGCCAAAGACCCCGACATCCCAAATCGCCGCCAGGACTATTTATTCCACTGTCactgttgcttccaccgccgtctttggcggcggagccagtagcctgcgaatggcttcaaacagtggctgaaacagacctcacgtgagcaggcttcaacaccaacacaggcgtacgttatctatagctagatgaattcaacaagcatcaatcaaccagttacgagtaccccaaaccgcgtgataattatcacccgaatagaagccttgcgcttccaacagtCACAGTCATATGATATCACATCACCTAATCAGCTGTCAGCATCACCGGAAGCCACCTTTGATGAGCCCGTCTCCTGCGACTTGCACCCGACCAAGCCAAATGCGCCCCTTATACCGCAAACTTAGGCGATATCCGCATGAAagatggaggatgatgacTGTTTGGCGGAATCCATACCTGGTATCCtaacaacaacatcaataGCCCCCTCTGGATTCTCCTAATTCCCACCTGTGTCTATCATCAGAGTTGACAAGGAATGGCAAATGCAAACGAAAGCAAGAGAACATCTATGCACAACAGGAAGCAATGGCGCAAAGGGACGAGCACGGCGGAGAAGGGGTGATATAGGTGGACGCTGTTAGCGTCTATGGCCAAACCCGGTCCGGTGTTTTTGTTCTTCCTCAATTTGCCCTGGCCGgtcaccagacatggatgaacTGGCCCGCAAACCACGACACGGGCCAAGCTACAACCAGCTGCTGCGCCTTCTCAACGACATGCTGAATCACAACTCGGCATGACCGTTCCTTGTGCCAGTCGATCGTGACGAAGTGACCGACTACTACGACGTTATTACGGAGCCCATGGATCTGTCCACCATGGAGAACAGTCGTAGTCATGGAGATTGAGAAAATGGCCATGCTGTCGCCAAATTGGTGGGGCTATGGAGGCGGAGGGTGCGACCAACTTGGACGTGACACCAATGCTGAGTCCAGTCAGGGGTGCCACATAGAAAAAAAAGTTCAGCAACCCCACTGAAGTACCCTATCCTGAACCAGCAGCTGGACCGCAGGCCACAAGCCTCTAAAGGTTACCAAGATAACAAAGAAACAGGATTCACTCAGGTTACACAAGAGTCAAAATATCAGTTGAGATAATGGATTAAAAGCAATTCTCGTGCGGGGCCAACAAAAACAACTGCGCCAAGAATGTATAATGTGGCCGGGTCCTGTGGAAGTGTCCAAGCCATTCTAACGGGGTTTCCGTTGGCTTCAAAATAACAACCTTGGGCATCTGTGATTTGCACATTGTCTGGCGAGCAGCTGAAGGCTCGTATTTTCCCATCCTCATAAATTTTCTTATGTGTAATCGTCACGGCAGTTGTTGTTGGGTGCAGAATAGCCGACACTGCGGCTGCCGCGGGAAGGATGTCGGTTGGGGAATGTAACGCTATGGCAACTATTGATGCTTGCCTGGCACGTACTCATCTTCGCTATCGTTCCCTCCGTCCGCCGGCTCTTGAGCCTAACGACGCCTGCGCTTGTGAGCCCTTCCCTGTGCGTTGGTCCCAATAGCGGCACTTTCAGAAAGGTTGCCCGCAAGAGACTGAGTCTCCGCTTCCATTGGCCGATGCCCTGGACGAAGACTGCAATGCAGGGAGCCTTCTGTGCCATTGTTAATGCGTCGGATTGATAGTCTCGTCGGTTTGGACCTTGGGACATTGTGTCATCGGACGGCGCAGTACCTGATTTCTGCAGGTAAGCGCTTATTAATGAGTTGCTTGTAAAATTCCATATCAAGACAAACGGGAAAGTAACCCAGCCCAACGGCGAAATCGAATGAAGACTCGGTTTCCATGGCTTCCGGGCTCCCGCCTAGCTCAGTATCTGGTGCCACCACCCTTATGGTGATTACAGACCGCTTAAGTAAGGGGACTGTTCtatgtggtctggtggatgaagGTATAAATGCTATAGCAAACGCCTTCATAACTCATGTTGTAGCCCATCACGGCTTCCCCGAGGCAATTGTCAGCGACCGTGGCCCCCAATTCATAAACGGCAGTATGGAAACGCGTATGCCAGCTCCTAGGAATCACTCGCCGGGTATCGACAGCGTATCACCCAGAAACAGACGGCTCTACAGAACGAATGAACCAAACCGTAGGACTATACCTACGCATTTTCGCAACGCACTGTCAAGACAACTGGGAGAAGCTACTCCCAATAGCCCAGTTAGCAATCAACAATAAGAACGCTGCCTCCACCGGAATCAGCCCTTTTTTCATGACGCACGGTTACACGGTCGACCCGATCCAAACGGACGAGCCCCTACGGGACGGGAATAAATCACCTGTCGAGAAGGGAGAAGGAATTGTTAAAAAACTCCAAGAAGCTTGGGAATATGCACAGGCAGCAATGGCCCACGCCCAGGAGGTCCAACAACAATACGCTACCCAACGTCGTCAGCCCGCGTCGCGACTCAAGGTAGGGGATAAAGTTTGGCTGAATCTGCGCAATATTAAGACCGTACGACCGAGCAAGAAGCTAGATTGGAAACACGCCAAGTACACCGTTTTAGGAGAAATCTCCCCGCTCGCATACAGACTGGACATGCCTCCGGGAATACACAATGTGTTTCACACCGATCTTCTCaaaccagcagcaaatgATCCTTTCCCATCCCAGCGCCAGGATGACTACCAGCCGGAGCCTATCCCTTTGACTGCGAAAGTGTTACGTTTTAGCGCGACAGGGATCTCAGCCAATCAGATCGCTAAATTCTCAATTCTCTACTTGTCGGTACAACTTATGCCACCCATCCCAACAATCTCCGTCTTTATATGCGGCGTATACAGTAATAAACTCCGTCAGTCACTCAGTACAGTATGAAGGGAGGCTGATGAAGTGGCCGTTTCGGTGTGTGAGAAGTGCATTGTGCTCCAACCAGATCACTGCCGCTCGCCGGAGCTCATGGCCAGAATGAAGCAGCTCCGCCACTTCCAGCGGTCAGCGCCGAACTCGGCTGCCGGGCTCCAAGCCACGCAATACCCACCATAGTAACCAAAGTGCAGCCTTAACACACTCAAGGAGATTAGTCAATGTTTGGTACGCGTTACATTGGGCATGTGTTTCTCCTCGCGTTGACAGACATCACAACTCGCCGCTCTTCAACAAGGTGGTGCAGCATGTCCGTCTCTCCGAATTTGCCCAAATTTCACGATGCCGCCGAAACGCAAGGCCCTCAAATCTgccaaccccaacatcaacgaATGCAGCAATGGGAAGAAGGCCAAgcccgccgccgcccaggAGGCACCCCTTGAGCCTCAGCTGCAGGATATCCTGCTGCAGTCAACTATCAAGCACAGACAACAGCGCTGGGCAGAAATGTCGGGCTCTAAAAACTTAGACATAAATTACCAAATTGCCACGCAGAATCCCCGTCACTCGTACGAGTTCATCTGCATTTGCAACCCACTTCAAGGCCGCGACGGCGCATATAACGAAGAGAACGAAGCAGAGGACGATTGCGACGCGAGCGATGAAACGAGGAGCCCAACACGCAAGCTTGTGATAAGGGCAAGACATGTCCATGCGGCAAACCGGCCGCCTTACTCCCCTCCCACCCATATACCATGACCAGGGCTGGCCTGGCGAGATATCGCATGGCAGGGGACATGATGAACCTTCGCAGCCCCGAGGCATTTGCTATGTACACATTCAATGATCACATGGCCTATGGAGCGCTCGAGGTCGTGCAGAACATGCTGCTAGACTTTGATGAGGCGTACAAAGCACAGCAGTGGCGTGAGGCCTTGGCAGTGGTTGAGGGCATGGCGCTATTTATGCTAGTGGGTGAGGGTCATACAATGTGCGTGGCCGACGACGGAGAGATGATCGAGAAGACGGCGGCGCAGATAACCCGGATGGTGCTCGCAGCGCTGGCGGTCCTGGACGGCAAGGCCCAGCTTGCGGACGATACGGACACTAAGAATTTGGGGTAGGTGATGGCACTGTACCAGGAGACGGCGAAATCGATGCAGGAGCAAGGTCTGCTGGGGGATACTCACCTTTCGAATCCAAAGATGTTCAAGTTCCGAGCGGGCAACTTGGATTCTATTTGCAGTCGTATGCCTGTCGGTGTGGTATCACCGTGCCCGGTGTGGAGGACATCTCCAAGGACGTCGATCTCACAATGCCAAAGATGAACGCCAAAGATCCATGGGCTTGGGCGAGGACCTTTTCGAACTACCGGCTCATGTGTGTCCCACCTGTGTATGCCTTCCGTGGGACGCATAGGCGTGCCATTGGAGGCGATGGCTTGGACATCTCGACATGGAGCAATGCGGAGCGGAGGCACTATGCCTTCGATAAGAAGGATCCACTTCCGAAAGACACTGTTAAGAACCTTAAAGAAGGCCTTGTCCTTACTCTTGCCTAATTCAGTCGAAGGCTGTCAGTACGTTAACCATAAGATTTCCCTAATTGCCTTGCGGAAAGAATTTTTTTGCCTTGGGGCATGAAaagccagttgtcaatacactcgcttggaccgttacagtTTCGGCGAGATCCGCAAGTCTAGTTCAAGGCAGACATTATCGAGGCGTGTGAGGTTCTCTGGGACTGGTTTGGAAAGCTTAACGTTGAGGATGATAGTGAAGCGGATAAAAGAATGACGACAATAGGGTCAATATAAAGTAGAAATCATTATGTACTTTCattcctcttcttcagcttgaaTCTTGGCGGTCTTGCTGGTCGGAGACCAGCCCATTCTCACTAAATTATGTcagtctgcttctgctgctgcaacttAGTCTGATTCATTGACAAAGACTCATTgttcgtccatgtcctcatTGCATAATCTATCAGCATACTGATTGTTCTCCCTCGGAATCCAGATATAGTCCACGTATCCCAACTCTCTCAATCTATCATCAAGATCTGAAGCCTCCTCGAGAAGATCTCTGTTCGCAACCTCGTTGCCTGCAACATTGATCCACCCATTTTTGGCCCACTTGTAAATCCAATTCGTCATACAGTTAATCGCATATCTGGAATCCGAATAGATCTTGACATTTAGATATGGATTTGTGTCTAGCTCTTCAAACTTTTCCAGGGCTTGCTCCAGGGCCACGATGATGGCTGTGACTTCGGCCCGCTGGTTTGTGGGTGGGGGATATCGGGGTAACGATGTTGTCCATGCATCGTACGTTCcatttcttttcttgaaagcagcggcagcggcaccTATTGCTCCCGGTTGTCCATTGCCTCTACAGCCACCGTCGGTATAGATTTCCATGATGTAAACCATGCTGGCAAGGCGGGCTAGCCAAAGGCGTGACAAGAAAAGCGACACCGCAAAACGCCCCCGCATGCATAGCAAGGCAATAAGTTGAATTAATGCCGGGTTTGGTTCAATGCCAAATCGTTTTAATGCTGTTCTAGAAGCTGATGGGAAAATGACTGGAATTTTAATCATAAAATAGCCTCAAGCCAGTGGTCTTATTATTGCGTTGTTAGGCCGTGTTGTGTGTGCGGgtgtaacggtccaagcgagtatattgacaactggctaggaGACTagaacaagtatccaaagctaaggagaaacggagaaggagaacaagaaagaaagagctcgcagagctcttgtaggcttgtgagcttgcttctgttaatctcgcttgttgctgggggttaccagtgacaaggctgaagataaaggcgagagcgcaagccgagccaccatcgggctcagcccgttacagcGGGGGGGCATTTTGCGGTGCCGCCCTTCTTGGAGGGGCGCGCTGATGTATCGCGAAGTAGAAGTGGGGCGCGCTAAAACGTAACACTTTCGCAGTCAAAGGGATACTGAACGACGAGGGTGAACAGGAATGGGAAATCGAGGAGATACTACAGGCAAGATGGAACGGCCGACGACGTGAGGGATACGTAAAATGGAAAGGTTACGCCCAACCTACATGGGAACCAGTGGCAGCACTCCAAGATACGGCCGCACTAGACCGTTTCGAAATCACGTACGGATCCATAGAGCAGAACGATGGGCTTGTAAAGCAAaggaagagacagagacggGGGAGGGGATGatgtaacgggctgagccgTAGATGTGCATtcggctgatgccgatgctaataacgccaccaaatgaaggTCTCACAACCGGCCCCTGAGCCTCGACTATGTAAACTAGATAGCCAGCTCCTCGAGAGCTTCTAGTTTCTCTTCTctgcaatgcaatcaatTTGTTGGCTTCCAAGCACGCTTCTGGCTGAATAAGCCCCGTGCCCCTTACAGTTTGCGTCCCTGCCTACCTTGCCAAGTCCGTAATTTGTTAGACTTTGCTGGGGAAACGGAGCAAAAGTAATTCTCTAGGTAGTGATAAATAACCTCCCTCATAATTGCTATAAATGCGATTATTAGCCTACCCTTTTTGCCCTGTGGTGTAAGGGTTGGCGGGCCGTAACACCTGGCGACACTACCGGAAACCAGCGAACCTAATTGGCTGCTTCCACGGTTGCGATGTTCAACGAGCTTGACATTTACAACTCCACAAACACCCCCATACGCGGCCAGTCCAAAAGCCAATATGGCACGGGAGGCTGCGTCTGGGTAATATCTCAACACTGGGTTTCTTTTCGTTCATGTGAACGTGGACGTGGACTTCCAGCACGAGGTACCAGTACAAGAGGTCGCTCAAACGCGCTGAAGTGTGTCCTAACGGGTTAGGTGACAATTTCTCATCCTCCTACCAGCGAGATGGGCTACTCACCAATTCCCAATATGTATGACCGTTGCGAATATAATTGTAATGCAGCGTCATTCGACGCTTTTAGGAAGACTTCCCTTTTACCATTAGACTCACTCAAGGTTAGCACCcttctcagcagcagcaacacacATATGGTGGACAGACACCAACGCAGCCTTAAGCGTGAAGCATGGCGGCTATTTATGTCTTCTTTCGTGATAGTCAGCGAAATCCCCGTGATGAGTCCTCGCTGCCAGCAAGTGGTGTAGGATTTGTCGTGGGAGAGCTAATTCCGGAGGGCAGCTAGAAGGGAACTTGAGGCTCAAAATCTTATACTTTTCCGGCGCAGAAGCATCCCACCAGGCCTGAGCCGCGCTTTTTGACCGCTGTCTGGCGATCTTACGCAAATAGGCCAGTGTTGGGACTGCTTCTGCGGGTTCTAACTGAGAGCATCCTGCCTTCGCCAGGGAATCAGCTTGCTCGTTTCAGTTCAAAATGTGATTCTTCAAGCgtacttttttttttttttttttttttgataTCTAGAGAGATCAGGTAGACCTCTTTAtaggcaaaagcaagctgcctgcagcttgcttttgttgcgttATAACACTACTGATACATTATGATGTTTGATCCcttgataattgcttttggtagcttcagcctctgtctGGTAGCTGCAAGTGCTGTATCAGAGCTGCTGACGTTATCCCCGTTGACACTTACATACATGTAGATTGTCCCTGCCTGCGTAGGCAGCCATGCCACAGACTCTATCATGGCGCATATGCCTATTAGGCATATGCGCCATCTCGTCACCTgtgtcacgggctacgcccgGTATCTGAGACCTGgctctgccaggtctgtaATTAGGTTATTTCGCTTAGTCTCAACGACTACTTGaccacgagctcgaggcgagcctcgagctctgatctttcctttctccttagttttagatagacaatatGAAGGCAcccttttgttgaatagACACGGGCCACGCCCGTTACAACCTG
The DNA window shown above is from Pochonia chlamydosporia 170 chromosome Unknown PCv3seq00015, whole genome shotgun sequence and carries:
- a CDS encoding ribonuclease H1 (similar to Aspergillus oryzae RIB40 XP_001823167.2), giving the protein MVYIMEIYTDGGCRGNGQPGAIGAAAAAFKKRNGTYDAWTTSLPRYPPPTNQRAEVTAIIVALEQALEKFEELDTNPYLNVKIYSDSRYAINCMTNWIYKWAKNGWINVAGNEVANRDLLEEASDLDDRLRELGYVDYIWIPRENNQYADRLCNEDMDEQ